GAGCTGCGCTCCTGGTCACATAGGTAACTGCTGAggtccattcaattgaatggggccATCTGCAAATCCCTGCATAGCTGATGTCCACATACCCTGATCTGCAGGGGAAACTATCAGGGGGATGTAGCTCTGAAGTAacgctgcagccccttcattatagagatcggtgggggtctcaggggCTGATACTGTGGCCGCCTCTCCTGTAGACCAGGGTCATAGTTTGCCGATCTTCACTCAGGGGTAACATTGAGTCTACTGCCCTTGCTCTAAATACCTTGGCACCCCGTCCAGCACCCAGTACCTAAGGCAAATGCCCCATCAGCGCCTCCTGCTGTAAATAAGCAGTAATGCAATTCAATGAATGTAAAAAGAAAAGGCCACACGCAGACATAAAACACAGACTTGTATTTCCACTTCTGCTGTATAAAACATAACACTTTGTGCAAAACTCATAATACAAAACTGTCAACGGCtgcatctcccccctcccccataattacaaaaaactagTATTTATATACATAACCCGACAGTGTGAAGATCAGAATAATATCAAAAATACGGTCTGAGCAATGCTGAGTGGTTTTCATAAGAACAGTTCATATTCGCTACAAAATACGGTTCCAAAAGATTcatacaagtaaaaaaaaaaagaaaaaaaaagaaacggcaCAGGGGGAGGTAAGTACCAGACTGTAGATAGGTAACTGCGGTTCACTGGTTGCTACTATATTGTCACCTAAGCAACAGGAATGTTTTTGTAGGTGCCCAAAGATAGTGACTCTaagaggaaaaacaaaaacatctgGATACATTGTATCTGTGGCTTTCCAGCtgaggtgaaactacaacttcaagCATGCGGCTGTCAGggaatgcttggagttgtagtttcagcacAGCTGGGAAGGTTGATAAATATGGTATAGAGTGTAGTGTACTCTTTAAAGGGTAACTCCAACCACAAGTGATGGAGCAGTACATTTCCCTAAAATACCTAACAAACCAATTttccaaaaaaatattaaaaatctaTCCCAACATGCCTCAGGTTCCAGCAGATTGCATTTCATCATGGGAGGAGctttctcttagggctcatgcacacgaccgtatgtattttgcagaggAGGTGGCATTGACACAGGGAGCGGGTGCCGTCTTGCATTCTGAGCTCCGACACTAAACGCCcctttttaggctacatgcacacgactgtatgtgttctgcggtccgcaaattgcggatctgaaaaaaataaaaataaaatgacgacatccgtatgattttttttaacaatgtctaaaacggacaagaataagacatgttctattttttgccgggctacggaacggacttacggatgcagatagcacactgtgtgctgtccgcattttttgcggacccattgaaatgaatgggtccgcatcctatccgcaaaaaaaaaacaacggaacggacacggaaacaaaatacgtttgtgtgcatgaggccttaaggtaaCCATAAAGGCTGTTTCACATAAAGGCTCCGTTCTCGATTAGCAGGAGCTCTCAGCATTATCATGCTTTATAATGCTgcgtgcctctgcttgaccttacttctgctgaatcatactgacataaagctgtcagtatgagtCTGCATctgtaaggtcaagcagaggcacgcagcattataaatcagtataatgccctgTGCTCCCGCAAGTCCAGAATGGAGGATCACACACACGGAACGTGTTTCCCCCAATGGACTCGCTCGAGTGAAACAGTCCTAATGCTGATGGGACCCTCTGTGAAAATGAGCTTGACACCCCATCTAAAAAGTAGGAATTGCCCAAAGTggagaaccccctttaaagggcctGGACTGCTAAGGAGACAATAAGTCTGGCGCTGCCCTTACATTTTACAGGCCTGGATCCATTACTAGGAAGGTGGAGCCGTGACAAATGCCATGGGTGGATGGATTCTTGTCCTAACAAcctaaaaaaaatgactttaatgTGGTCTTGTGGTTGATTGATTATTGCAATTTCGCTGTACAAGGCTAAGGACCAATATTTAGATAGgaaaaggcttaaaggggttttccaggtcttgtatactgatggcctatcctcagtatctgaCTGGAGGCGGCGTGACTCCCAACCACCTGTTTGACATCGGACACGTGGCCTAGGCTCAGCTGAGTCCCACTGAagggaatgggactgagctgcaataccacgcacagccactatccaatggacatTCTTAGCTGTGAGGGGGGCTGCGGCACACACCGGAATGCCCCAGCCTCTTCAAATTGCTGATAACCAGGggtcccgggagtcggacccccaccatcggatattaatgacctattctgaagataggtcatcaatattaaacacccagaaaactccctttaagaaaaaataaaagatagTATTTTGCTTTGAAGGTTTGTTTAAATTGAAGGGCTTGTTTAGGATTAGACAACATGGCCGCTTTCCAAAaatagtgccacacctgtccacaggttgtgtgtggtattgcagctcagccccagtcatttcaatagagctgagctgcaatgcctTCAACACAAGCTGTGGACGGGTGTGAGGCAATCTTttggaaagcagccatgttttctaatcctggacggTCCCTTTAAGTATTCATACACTGTGCGCAGAGGGCAGACATCATACACTATAGAACTACATGAGGTGCACCACATGTCATTATTTTGCCCTGTTGGATACATATCTCAATGTTTTGCTGTCGTTTCGGACAAGGAGGTGATGTTCATAGGTCGGACTCGTCATGGAACGCTGATGACAATGACCAAGGGATTACAATCCGCAGGCAATGGCTTTTTAATGGGTCTCGTCTCACTCAAGATTTTTGGCAATATCATAGATGCATATatatgaaattaaaggggttgtccaggattgaaaataaaaataaaacatggcaGCTTCCTTCCAAACACAAGGTTAACACCAGTCTATGGGTTGTGTTTGGCATTGTAGCTCAgagccatggaaatgaatgggactAATCTACAATACCACGCACAGCCGGTGGATAGGGTTGGCAGTGGTTTTGGAAGAAAACAGCCATGTTCTTCCAATCCTGGGATCCCGTTTAAAGGCAATTATCTAAGGCGATGACACTGATATGAAACGATAGAGTCACCAATTTCTGAACTGCATACAAGTCCACCTGTTGAGGACAATATTCAAACTTCACAGAAGATACATGAAGGAAACATCCGCGGAAGATCTGGAATGACCTCTGTTCAATAAAAATACTTTATATaaaactttttcttcttcttaaAAGGTCCATTCGATTGTTTTCCTGCATATAGTATGTACATatctaccacaaaaaaaaaaaaaaaattacagctctGCTGAGATCATTGAGTCGTTGTGTCCACGGAGGTCCGAGTCTTCCAGTAAGGAGGACTGTTTCATGTCCACCTTGTACGGTTTCATACCTTTGCTTCCAAAGGACTGTACTCCTATACTACTGGGATGGCTCTGCATAGACATATGGGATAATAAAGGGATGTTTGCATCCTGATTGGATCCTGAAGATGGTAAGCTGGTCACATGACCAGTACTTGTTGACCCGCTTGCACTACTTGGAGAGCGGCTCTTTGGTGGTGGGCAATGCTGAATGACTCTTGGTGGCCCAGGTGGTTGGTAGTGAGCAGTTGGGAAAGCAGCATATCCTGGTGGGATGGGGTATCCATTGATAGGTATGAATCTTTGATTTTGAGGTAATGGTGGGCCTATAAAACCAGTAATCTGGGCCTGTGGCATTCCTTGTGCTGAGAAAATAAAATTAGGATACCTCTGATTGCTCAAATTGCTTACCGGGCTAGCACTCAGAGATGTGGTCTGCGTTGTGGCATTACCTCCCGACGGCGTCGTGGAGCTTGTATGGCTTGAAAGTCCTTCCCATGACCTCAGCCTCATGTGGATATCCTTGAACCTCGGCCTTCTTGATGGCATCTCCTGCCAACATTCAGTCATGAGACTGTGCATTCGCGGTGGACAGTCTTCAGAACATGGAAGCAGTTGCCTCTTCCTGACCATCTCGATGACTTCTTGGTTACTGAACCCATAGTAGGGTTGAAGACCAAAGCTGAAGATTTCCCACAACACCACACCGTAAGACCAGATGTCTGAATCGGTGGAAAATTTCCCATACATGATGGCCTCCGGAGGCATCCATCGAATAGGAAGAAGGGACGTGTTTTGGACTCTGTAGTAATCAGCCGAGTAGATTTCTCTCGAAAGTCCAAGGTCGGAAATTTTTACATGAAGTTGTTCTCCAACTAATATGTTGCGAGCGGCAAGGTCTTTATGGACAAAGAAATGACTTGACAAATACTCCATGCCGGCTGCGATCTGAACAGCAATGTGGAGGAAGTCTCCATGGTCGAGGCTTGACTTAACCGTCCCATCCTCATCGCTGCTACAGCCAACGTCCGAATGAGGGGACCTCATAATGAGGAACTCATGTAGATCCCCAAGATTCATGAACTCGAACAACATGCACACCGGCTGCTCCTGGGTGACCACTCCAAGAAGACACACAATGTTGGGATGGTGTAACTCCGCCATGAGAGACGCCTCCTGCTGGAACTCTGCCCACTGCTGTGGATTGTTATAATCCTTCAACGTTTTGATGGCTACAAGTTGAGCGTGATCCATCCCTGGGATGTAGAGGTGACCTTTGTAGATCttcccaaaaacacattcccccagCTCTTCCATGAAGCGCACCGCAGACAGGGGGAGCTCTTTAGCCTTGGTCTGCAAAGGTAAAAAACAGATGAAAATCAATGACTTGGGAACATTTCCACCCAAATAGTACACAGCACTCTGAATGCTACAGAATGCTACAGAATGCTAGCTTCCGTAGGCAGCTCTGATGGCATTTATGAGGAGCTGCTCAGTCACCAGGTCACCCGGCCTGCATacacaatttatttatttctctTACCTCTCCTTTTACTCTcctaaaggggttatgtcatgacggatgtaaagaatgaaaatcagacatcatagataatgacaatctctttctaacaaagctagaaaaaGCCCTgcacctcccatggatccagagatctccccattcattgctccacttgttctgctagatttatttcagactgacagctcaggggatatgtcctttctgctgcagctctcaccctatcacagctcaggagacatttcctttctgctgcagctctctccctttcacagctcaggggagtgtcctttctgatgcagctctctccctttcacagctcagggaagtgtcctttctgctgcagctctcaccctatcacagctcagtggttgtgtcctttctgctgcagctctctcactttcacagctcaggggagtgtcctttctgctgcagccctttccctgtaactgccacagaagatatggctggtgacagctGAAGATTTAAACTAAGCacatgcgaccacctcagtgagtggacaagaaataaggaaaagaacagcaggtggcgctatacagatacatgttactgaatagctcactggctggtctaaaaattttgaatatttttcgTGGCACAAATCTGTATTATGTAAGGGATTTAGCTCTCTACCAGAAGAAAGAAAACCGTCTCACTCGTGCCACCTGTTGGAGATAGCTACCTAAAAATTAACATCCAATCCATTAACTCCTGGTATATGACTAGGGATTTAGCAAGAGACTCCTCCAAAAGTAAGAGACACCCATCTGTAGACAGAAAGTTCTTGCCCCTCGTCAGTAGAGAGCAGGGTACGTGGCCTCCCTCATACTGACATTACCATAATTTACGTCAGAAACTAGCATAAAGTATggtagaacatttttttttttgggtgaatgGAGCCAAGGATGGGTGTGCCCCTCGAGAAATTTGGCGTATCTTCCTCCAGCTTACTTTGGATTAAGACTGGCGTATGAACCGCCGCCCTCGATAAATCTCCCTCTCCCTCTCGGACCACCTATTTGAGGAGACTATCCTGTAAGCCAGAGTCTGACTTTTTAATGGTTTGGCCTCACAGGGTAGCTAGCTCCAATAGGTGGCAGTAAAGAGACAATTTCTTATTAGTATTATGAGTATTATATCCTGGGGTAATACATGaattacagtggaggaaataattatttgacccctcactgattttgtaagtttgtccaatgacaaagaaatgaaaagtctcagaacagtatcatttcaatggtaggtttattgtaacagtggcagatagcacatcaaaaggaaaatcgaaaaaataactttaaataaaagatagcaactgatttgcatttcattgagtgaaataagtatttgaaccctctaacaaaaaaagacttaatacttggtggaaaaacccttgtttgcaagcacagaggtcaaacgtttcttgtaattgatgaccaagtttgcgcacattttaggaggaatgttggtccactcctctttgcagatcatctctaaatccctaaggtttcgaggctgtctctgtgcaactctgagcttgagctccctccataggttttcgattggattaaggtccggagactgactaggccactccatgaccttaatgtgcttcttcttgagccactcctttgttgcctttgctgtatgttttgggtcattgtcgtgctggaacacccatccacgacccattttcagtttcctggcagagggaaggaggttgtcgctcaggatttcacgatacatggctccgtccattttcccgtttatgcgaataagttgtcctgtgcccttagcagaaaacacccccaaagcaaaatgtttccacccccatgcttgacgatggggacggtgttttgggggtcataggcagcatttttcttcctccaaacacagcgagttgagttaatgccaaagagctctattttggtctcatcagaccacagcaccttctcccagtcactctctgaatcattcaggtgttcattggcaaacttcagacgggcctgcacatgtgccttcctgagcagggggaccttgcgagccctgcaggattttaatccattgcggtgtaatgtgtttccaatggttttcttggtgactgtggtccctgctaatttgaggtcattaactaactcctcccgtgtagttctaggatgctttttcacctttctcagaaccattgacaccccacgaggtgagatcttgcgtggagccccagagcgaggtcgattgatggtcattttgtgctccttccattttcgaacaatcgcaccaacagttgtcaccttctctcccagcttcttgctaatggttttgtagcccattccagccttgtgcaggtctacaattttgtctctgacatccttggacagctctttggtctttcccatgttggagagtttggagtctgcttgattgattgattctgtggacaggtgtcttttatacaggtgactagttaagacaggtgtccttaatgagggtgactaattgagtagaagtgtctaaccactctgtgggagccagaactcttaatggttggtaggggttcaaatacttatttcactcaatgaaatgcaaatcagttgctatcttttatttaaagttattttttcgattttccttttgatgtgctatctgccactgttacaataaacctaccattgaaatgatactgttctgagacttttcatttctttgtcattggacaaacttacaaaatcagtgaggggtcaaataattatttcctccactgtactcCATGCTCATTATACTGCACCACATCCAGCGTCCTCCAGGGGGCAGCAGAGTGCTCAGGTTTCTTTGAATATCTATGGCAAATTCCTAGGCGTCTATTAATAGGAGTCTATCAAACGAGCTACTGGCTGCAATTATAAGATGGAAACTTTCCGACAGCCGACGTATCAACAAGCAGATTCCATTGTGTCTGCAAAGCTACGTCTGCATGAGATGATGAGGTTTATACTCCTGCGTACACAACTAATCAGTGCTCTCTCGGCCGGGAGTAGTTCTGTATGTCAGATAATTAGTATAAATGGTGGGATCTATGGCTGAGACCCCATCTCTTCTTCTGTGGTTCCCAAGCCTTTGCAAAtctactacaactcccaacatgccagCACGGTTATATGTGACCTCTATGGATAACCCTTTCCTGTAAGGCAAGTGGAGTTTATAAAGGGAGACGGGTCAGTGCAGAGAGAATGATTGCTACTCTTTAGATACAAGGGGGGCAGGTACCCCCTTTAATATATGGCAGTAATAATTCCCCTATTACTTTGTGGCTTCTAACAGCCCCGCATCCCCTACTAAGGGTCCGAGAGATCGGACCCCCACAATCATAGCATGATGGCATATGCTAGCgacatgccatcactttatgatttGGAATACCCCATTGAGAAAGGGGGTCCCTTATTTAGATACAAAgagcgtctctctctctctctggaggacccagcttGTCCAAGCATTACACACACCATCAATGATGTCAATCAGCCCCGTGTAATTCTCAATTTCCCCTGCGGAGGCGCTGTGGAAGAAATGCCAGGTTCTCCCAAAGACTACAGCGGATTACTTGGTGGTCTCAGCAAGTCTGAGAGACCCTTCTaacaaaataaggcctcatgcacacgaccccgcAAAAAAGGAGTTCCGTtgtcccgtgtccgtttttgtttccgtgtgtcttcctgtATTTTTgaaggatctccaaacatgaaggaaagtaaaagaaaatctaagtttagtctgccatgcaaatgataggaaaaaaacggacgcggatgacaatcttgtgtgcatccgtgttttttcacggacccattgacttgaataggtccgcgaaccgttgtccgtgaaaaaaataggacagcccgtatttttttcacagactggcAACACGgctcatggacgcggatgacaaacggagcattagccgagttttccacggacccattgaaagtcaatgggtccgcagaaaatcacggaaaatggaacaacggacacgggacactacaacggtcgtgtgcatgaggccttagttcagggatggccaacctacggctctccagctgttgcaaaactacaactcccagcatgcccagacagcctacagctatcagcctacagcagggcatggtgggaattgtagtcttacaacagctggagagccgcaggttagcCAGCCCTGCCTTagttgtataagggctcatgcacacatccgtaggtattttgcgatccgcaaaaaaaaaaagatctgcaaaaaaatccggatgacgtccgcgtgcattccgtattttgcggaactgattggttccacatacggtctgcaaaaaaatggaaagatAATATgttcgtctgcatgagccctaaaacagatCCCCTTTAACCTACAGTTTACAGTTATGCAATAGAGATGTGTAGTGCTTCTGATCAGAAAATCATGAAGCGCATAATTTTGTGTGACAAATTAAAAGGGGCTTTTACCCAAAAAGTACAATAGTAATTCTTTCGGTCCTCATGGCCCCACAGCTCCTTCTACAGCGGAGATCCCCCTAACAAGACACAAGCGTCCAATTTTTCTCCAATTACTAAACTATCGGCCCGATGTAACCGTACCCCGGCGCAGTCAGTGACCATGTTACTGCCTGATTTCTCTTCACACAATTAGTAAGGAGAGGATATCGGACCCCGGTACTGAAATATGGAGCCAGTTAAGTGCACCGCCACGTCAGGAAATTAGCTGTGTTGTCGGACTCCAGATGGTTCACGTTACACGAATCCTTTAGGCCAAACTTGTTTACATCTGGCATATTGTAAATTATATCCCAGTAATGAAAGCGAGGTGACCTCTCCCTCACCTCCGAGCCGGCCGGCCTGAACCCACATCACAGGGGCCTATTAATACAACCACCAAACTCGCCAAGACTCGGCGCTGCCGGAACGTGTGCAACGAGACGAAGCTAAGAGAAAGACAGAGACACACGGAGAACGTCttcatcttagacattggtggcatgtcgCTAGGATGGGCCGTCCAGGTCAGATCggtgcgggtcccatctctgAGATCCACACCTAGCTCcagagcgcatgcgcagtgcgctctccttcatttTAGGGGGCCCCTTCTGGAAATAGGTGTGGATCTTAGAGGTGGGACCAAgacctatctgactttgatgacACATCCTAGTGATACACCATCAAAGTCTGAGAGGACACAACCCTGGAGGAACAcagaagattaaaggggttctatcaTCTCAGACACTGTTGGGATATGtcgccaatgtcagataggtgcagatcccacctctggagcctgcacctatctccagaacaggccccAGAAAGTGAAGGGGAGTGAACTGTGCATGCTcggcgtgctctccattcatttctataggagttccgaaaatagctaagcaagtgtgcagtattatagtagttatattcttgtacataggagcagtattatagtagttatattcttgtacataggaagcagcattatagtagttatattcttgtacataggaggcagtattatagtaattatattcttatacataggagcagtattatagtagttatattcttgtacataggagcagtattatagtagttatattcttgtacataggaggcagtattatagtaattatattcttatacataggagcagtattatagtagttatattcttgtacataggagacagtattatagtagttatattcttgtatgtaggagcagtattatagtagttatattcttgtacataggaggcagtattatagtagttatattcttgtacata
This Bufo gargarizans isolate SCDJY-AF-19 chromosome 7, ASM1485885v1, whole genome shotgun sequence DNA region includes the following protein-coding sequences:
- the ROR1 gene encoding inactive tyrosine-protein kinase transmembrane receptor ROR1 isoform X1, giving the protein MVENYRVRVTRVVKMNDFTETNGTSSSLLLYLHHFIRNRSELTVDADLRPTSPWNASSDLDKDIYLTLDEPMNNITTSLGQTAELHCRVSGNPSPTIRWLKNDAPVVQEPRRISFRATNYGSRLRIRNLDTTDTGYFQCVATNGRKTVSTTGVLFVKFGPPPTASPGSVDEFEEDGYCQPYRGIACARFIGNRTIYMESLHMQGEIENQITAAFTMIGTSNHLSDKCSKFAIPSLCHYAFPYCSEASSSAKPRDLCRDECEILENVLCQAEYIFARSNPIILRTLKLPNCEDLPQPDSPEASNCIRIGIPIADPINKNHKCYNSTGVDYRGTVSVTKSGRQCQPWNSQYPHTHMFNAMRYQELNGGHSYCRNPGNQREAPWCFTLDENVKHEVCDIPACETQDSKEKSKMEILYILVPSVTIPLAIALLFFFICICRNNQKTSSSPAVQRQPKHVRGQNVEMSMLNAYKPKTKAKELPLSAVRFMEELGECVFGKIYKGHLYIPGMDHAQLVAIKTLKDYNNPQQWAEFQQEASLMAELHHPNIVCLLGVVTQEQPVCMLFEFMNLGDLHEFLIMRSPHSDVGCSSDEDGTVKSSLDHGDFLHIAVQIAAGMEYLSSHFFVHKDLAARNILVGEQLHVKISDLGLSREIYSADYYRVQNTSLLPIRWMPPEAIMYGKFSTDSDIWSYGVVLWEIFSFGLQPYYGFSNQEVIEMVRKRQLLPCSEDCPPRMHSLMTECWQEMPSRRPRFKDIHMRLRSWEGLSSHTSSTTPSGGNATTQTTSLSASPVSNLSNQRYPNFIFSAQGMPQAQITGFIGPPLPQNQRFIPINGYPIPPGYAAFPTAHYQPPGPPRVIQHCPPPKSRSPSSASGSTSTGHVTSLPSSGSNQDANIPLLSHMSMQSHPSSIGVQSFGSKGMKPYKVDMKQSSLLEDSDLRGHNDSMISAEL
- the ROR1 gene encoding inactive tyrosine-protein kinase transmembrane receptor ROR1 isoform X5, which produces MESLHMQGEIENQITAAFTMIGTSNHLSDKCSKFAIPSLCHYAFPYCSEASSSAKPRDLCRDECEILENVLCQAEYIFARSNPIILRTLKLPNCEDLPQPDSPEASNCIRIGIPIADPINKNHKCYNSTGVDYRGTVSVTKSGRQCQPWNSQYPHTHMFNAMRYQELNGGHSYCRNPGNQREAPWCFTLDENVKHEVCDIPACETQDSKEKSKMEILYILVPSVTIPLAIALLFFFICICRNNQKTSSSPAVQRQPKHVRGQNVEMSMLNAYKPKTKAKELPLSAVRFMEELGECVFGKIYKGHLYIPGMDHAQLVAIKTLKDYNNPQQWAEFQQEASLMAELHHPNIVCLLGVVTQEQPVCMLFEFMNLGDLHEFLIMRSPHSDVGCSSDEDGTVKSSLDHGDFLHIAVQIAAGMEYLSSHFFVHKDLAARNILVGEQLHVKISDLGLSREIYSADYYRVQNTSLLPIRWMPPEAIMYGKFSTDSDIWSYGVVLWEIFSFGLQPYYGFSNQEVIEMVRKRQLLPCSEDCPPRMHSLMTECWQEMPSRRPRFKDIHMRLRSWEGLSSHTSSTTPSGGNATTQTTSLSASPVSNLSNQRYPNFIFSAQGMPQAQITGFIGPPLPQNQRFIPINGYPIPPGYAAFPTAHYQPPGPPRVIQHCPPPKSRSPSSASGSTSTGHVTSLPSSGSNQDANIPLLSHMSMQSHPSSIGVQSFGSKGMKPYKVDMKQSSLLEDSDLRGHNDSMISAEL
- the ROR1 gene encoding inactive tyrosine-protein kinase transmembrane receptor ROR1 isoform X4, with the translated sequence MNNITTSLGQTAELHCRVSGNPSPTIRWLKNDAPVVQEPRRISFRATNYGSRLRIRNLDTTDTGYFQCVATNGRKTVSTTGVLFVKFGPPPTASPGSVDEFEEDGYCQPYRGIACARFIGNRTIYMESLHMQGEIENQITAAFTMIGTSNHLSDKCSKFAIPSLCHYAFPYCSEASSSAKPRDLCRDECEILENVLCQAEYIFARSNPIILRTLKLPNCEDLPQPDSPEASNCIRIGIPIADPINKNHKCYNSTGVDYRGTVSVTKSGRQCQPWNSQYPHTHMFNAMRYQELNGGHSYCRNPGNQREAPWCFTLDENVKHEVCDIPACETQDSKEKSKMEILYILVPSVTIPLAIALLFFFICICRNNQKTSSSPAVQRQPKHVRGQNVEMSMLNAYKPKTKAKELPLSAVRFMEELGECVFGKIYKGHLYIPGMDHAQLVAIKTLKDYNNPQQWAEFQQEASLMAELHHPNIVCLLGVVTQEQPVCMLFEFMNLGDLHEFLIMRSPHSDVGCSSDEDGTVKSSLDHGDFLHIAVQIAAGMEYLSSHFFVHKDLAARNILVGEQLHVKISDLGLSREIYSADYYRVQNTSLLPIRWMPPEAIMYGKFSTDSDIWSYGVVLWEIFSFGLQPYYGFSNQEVIEMVRKRQLLPCSEDCPPRMHSLMTECWQEMPSRRPRFKDIHMRLRSWEGLSSHTSSTTPSGGNATTQTTSLSASPVSNLSNQRYPNFIFSAQGMPQAQITGFIGPPLPQNQRFIPINGYPIPPGYAAFPTAHYQPPGPPRVIQHCPPPKSRSPSSASGSTSTGHVTSLPSSGSNQDANIPLLSHMSMQSHPSSIGVQSFGSKGMKPYKVDMKQSSLLEDSDLRGHNDSMISAEL
- the ROR1 gene encoding inactive tyrosine-protein kinase transmembrane receptor ROR1 isoform X3, producing MCPGRQRRGCAWSSMLILVLLDIGGHRTEDIYLTLDEPMNNITTSLGQTAELHCRVSGNPSPTIRWLKNDAPVVQEPRRISFRATNYGSRLRIRNLDTTDTGYFQCVATNGRKTVSTTGVLFVKFGPPPTASPGSVDEFEEDGYCQPYRGIACARFIGNRTIYMESLHMQGEIENQITAAFTMIGTSNHLSDKCSKFAIPSLCHYAFPYCSEASSSAKPRDLCRDECEILENVLCQAEYIFARSNPIILRTLKLPNCEDLPQPDSPEASNCIRIGIPIADPINKNHKCYNSTGVDYRGTVSVTKSGRQCQPWNSQYPHTHMFNAMRYQELNGGHSYCRNPGNQREAPWCFTLDENVKHEVCDIPACETQDSKEKSKMEILYILVPSVTIPLAIALLFFFICICRNNQKTSSSPAVQRQPKHVRGQNVEMSMLNAYKPKTKAKELPLSAVRFMEELGECVFGKIYKGHLYIPGMDHAQLVAIKTLKDYNNPQQWAEFQQEASLMAELHHPNIVCLLGVVTQEQPVCMLFEFMNLGDLHEFLIMRSPHSDVGCSSDEDGTVKSSLDHGDFLHIAVQIAAGMEYLSSHFFVHKDLAARNILVGEQLHVKISDLGLSREIYSADYYRVQNTSLLPIRWMPPEAIMYGKFSTDSDIWSYGVVLWEIFSFGLQPYYGFSNQEVIEMVRKRQLLPCSEDCPPRMHSLMTECWQEMPSRRPRFKDIHMRLRSWEGLSSHTSSTTPSGGNATTQTTSLSASPVSNLSNQRYPNFIFSAQGMPQAQITGFIGPPLPQNQRFIPINGYPIPPGYAAFPTAHYQPPGPPRVIQHCPPPKSRSPSSASGSTSTGHVTSLPSSGSNQDANIPLLSHMSMQSHPSSIGVQSFGSKGMKPYKVDMKQSSLLEDSDLRGHNDSMISAEL
- the ROR1 gene encoding inactive tyrosine-protein kinase transmembrane receptor ROR1 isoform X2; the encoded protein is MCPGRQRRGCAWSSMLILVLLDIGGHRTEGSELTVDADLRPTSPWNASSDLDKDIYLTLDEPMNNITTSLGQTAELHCRVSGNPSPTIRWLKNDAPVVQEPRRISFRATNYGSRLRIRNLDTTDTGYFQCVATNGRKTVSTTGVLFVKFGPPPTASPGSVDEFEEDGYCQPYRGIACARFIGNRTIYMESLHMQGEIENQITAAFTMIGTSNHLSDKCSKFAIPSLCHYAFPYCSEASSSAKPRDLCRDECEILENVLCQAEYIFARSNPIILRTLKLPNCEDLPQPDSPEASNCIRIGIPIADPINKNHKCYNSTGVDYRGTVSVTKSGRQCQPWNSQYPHTHMFNAMRYQELNGGHSYCRNPGNQREAPWCFTLDENVKHEVCDIPACETQDSKEKSKMEILYILVPSVTIPLAIALLFFFICICRNNQKTSSSPAVQRQPKHVRGQNVEMSMLNAYKPKTKAKELPLSAVRFMEELGECVFGKIYKGHLYIPGMDHAQLVAIKTLKDYNNPQQWAEFQQEASLMAELHHPNIVCLLGVVTQEQPVCMLFEFMNLGDLHEFLIMRSPHSDVGCSSDEDGTVKSSLDHGDFLHIAVQIAAGMEYLSSHFFVHKDLAARNILVGEQLHVKISDLGLSREIYSADYYRVQNTSLLPIRWMPPEAIMYGKFSTDSDIWSYGVVLWEIFSFGLQPYYGFSNQEVIEMVRKRQLLPCSEDCPPRMHSLMTECWQEMPSRRPRFKDIHMRLRSWEGLSSHTSSTTPSGGNATTQTTSLSASPVSNLSNQRYPNFIFSAQGMPQAQITGFIGPPLPQNQRFIPINGYPIPPGYAAFPTAHYQPPGPPRVIQHCPPPKSRSPSSASGSTSTGHVTSLPSSGSNQDANIPLLSHMSMQSHPSSIGVQSFGSKGMKPYKVDMKQSSLLEDSDLRGHNDSMISAEL